In Sulfurimonas sp. hsl 1-7, the DNA window AGCATAGAGATCACCACGCCCGACATCTTCAGCAAGTGCCGCTTTTACAAACTCTTTAATCATAATGCCAACATTCTTTCCAGAGCAATTTTTGCCCATTTTTGAGTCGATTCATCAACTTCGATCTCATTGATAGGTGCACCGTCTTCGATCGATTTTAGTGTTAGATACACATCTTCTAAAGTTGTCTCATTCATAGTTGGACATTCAGGTTTTGTCGAACTTAAAACATAAGTGTTTTTCGGACGTAAACGGTTTACCATATTGAACTCTGTTCCAACTGCCACTTTTTGATCTTCAGGAAGTTCAGTAATATACTTAATAAGCTGTGAAGTTGAACCCACAAAATCACTCGCATCACAAATAGCAGGATCACATTCTGGGTGTGTCGCTATTTTAATTCCCGGATATTTCTTTCTGTAAAACTCTATATCTTCAACAGTAAAAAGTTGGTGAACTGAACAAAAACCGTCATAACAGATGATATCAGCCTCTTTAGGATCACCCTCTTGACCTATAACCATAGATTTTAGTCCCATTTGGTTTGCAATGTTTTGTCCTAAACATCTGTCCGGAACGAAAAGTATCTTTTTACCCTCTTCTAATGCAGTTGTTATAATTTTTTTAGCATTTGAGCTTGTACATACCATACCGCCCATCTCACCAACTTTCGCTTTTACATCTGCATTTGAGTTGATATATGTGATTGGAAGAATGTTTTCACTTGGAATTCCGTTATCGTTTAAATACTTTACAGATTCATCATAGTAAAGTGAATCGATCATTCTTGCCATTGCACAACATGCTATCTTTGGCATTACAACACGTTTTTCAGGACTTAATACTTTAACACTTTGCCCCATAAAACCAACACCGCAAAAGAGTACAAACTCTGCATCATCAGCTTGAGTTTTCATTGCAAGCTCAAGTGAATCACCTGTAATGTCACCTATCTCAAACACTTCATCACGTTGATAGAAGTGTGCGACAACCGTAACACTTAGCTTCTCTTTTAATCGTTGTATCTCTTGTTTTAATTCTTCGTTACTTAATTTCAAAAAATATCCTCAAATTAATAGTGTTGTAATTATATCAAAATTTATTTAGCATAATAAGTGTAAAATACGCCCACTAAAAAATTTAAGGTTATATATGGATTTCTTATTTAATATAAATATACAGTTTTATATCGCTGCATACTTAGTCGGTGGTATCCCTTTTGGTTTGCTGCTAGCCAAAGCATTTGCAGGTGTTGATGTAAAATCAGCAGGAAGTAAAAGTATTGGAGCTACGAATGTTTTACGTGTTGTAAAGGAAACAAATCCTTCACTGGCAAAAAAACTTGGTGCTGCTACTTTAGCACTTGACGCACTTAAAGGGGTAGCTGTTTTAGCAGTTGGATATTTTGCAGGTGTAAGTGAAGCAACAATGTGGGCTATAGCAGTTCTGGCTGTAATCGGGCACTGTTTTTCACCTTATTTGGGACTTGAAGGCGGTAAAGGGATCGCAACAGGTATGGGTGTAATGATGTTTATGCTTCCTATTGAAACTGCAATCGCTTTAGTGGTATGGATTGTTATGGCAAAAACTGTACGCATCTCGTCTATCTCATCTTTAACAGGTGTTTTAGCGATGTTAATTTCAAGTTTCTTTATACATCCGGATATTGCTCATGCACCTGTTGTATTTATCGTATTTATTCTGTTTTACAAACATATTCCAAATATTGTTCGCCTGCTTAAAGGTGAAGAGAAACGGGTAATCTAAATTGAAGATCTATGTTGAGGATTTAAGATTCCAATGTATCATAGGGATCTTGGATTTTGAAAGAGTAACTCCACAGGACGTTATCATCAATCTCGAACTTGAATACGATTTTCAAGAGGAGTTTATCAACTACGCAGATCTTGCTTCAGAAATTAAAAATACTATGATAAATGAAAAATTTCTTCTTTTAGAAGATGCTATTGAGAAAATTTCAAAAAATTTACAAGAAAATTTTTCAAAAATAGATACTCTTAAACTAAAAATCACAAAACCCTCTATTTTACCCGACTGCAGGGTAAGTGTAGAGGATAGTTTCCATTTTAATCTTAAATAAAACTTCATTTTTTTTTAAAAAAAATTGAAAAAAACTTTAAAGTTACCTAAAATTATGCTATTATTCCGCACAAATATTTAACTCATAGGAAAAAATTAATGCGTATTCTTATTATAGAAGATGAAGTAACATTAAATAAGATGCTTGCTGAGGGACTAAAAGAATTTGGTTACCAAAGTGATGTTGTTGAAACTTTAAAAGATGGTGAATACTACCTAGACATCCGTAACTACGATTTAGTTCTTATGGACTGGATGCTCCCGGATGGTAACTCTGTAGATATCATTGGTGATATCAAAGCAAATACACCAAAAACAGTTGTTGTTGTTCTCTCTGCTAGAGATGATAACGAAAGTGAAATCGAAGCACTTCGTGCCGGTGCTGATGACTATATCAGAAAACCATTTGATTTTGAAGTATTAATTGCTCGTCTAGAAGCAAGACTTCGTTTTGGTGGAAGCAATATCATCGAAATTGAAGACTTAACAATTAATCCTGAAGAGGAAAAAATCACTTACAAAGAGACTGAGATTGAATTAAAAGGGAAACCTTTTGAAGTTCTTACTCACCTTGCACGTCACCGTGATCAAATCGTGTCTAAAGAGCAACTTTTAGATGCTATCTGGGAAGAGCCGGAACTTGTAACTCCAAATGTAATTGAAGTTGCGATCAATCAAATCCGTCAAAAGATGGATAAACCTTTAAGTATTACTACGATAGAAACTGTTCGCCGCCGCGGATACCGTTTCTGTTTTCCAAAAGAAGTAAGCTAAATAATGGTATAATCTCCTAAAAATCTTAGGGGATTATCGCACATGTCACGACAACAGAGTATAAGAAAGAACTTCTTAGTTCAACTGTTAATCTCCTCTGCTTCACTCATTTTAATATTTTCCTCACTATTATACTTTTATATCGAAAAATCTATCTATGATGAAAAAAGAGACGAACTTATCCATTATGCACAGAACATCTCTAACTACAAAGCAGTGTATGATTTTGGTGAACTTCCCGACAACTTTTTATCTTTAAATATTGAAGTTATATCTCTTATCTCTCCGACCGATCAGATAGATGTTTATGAAAAAACTTCAGGCGATAAGACCTTTTTAACACTAATCTACCCTTTTGATACAAAACAAAATGTTTATCTCAAGCTTGTCAAAGATGTATCACCGACAAAAAAGCTTCTTAAAAAGATTGTCAACTATATCTTCATAATCAATATAGCGGGCTTTTTACTTGTAATCTTATATGCTATCGCGCTTTCAAAAATGTTGGCTTCTCCTATTAAAAAATTGAGTCAAGATCTTGCAAATATGAATGAACACCTTATGAAGCCTATTCAAATGGATGAAATTCCACAAGAGTTTGCACCATTAGCAGGTACGATCAACCATCTTATTGCAAGGATTCAAAACTTTGTAAAGTACCAAAAAGAGCTCTTTATCGGAACTGCTCATGAATTAAAAACTCCCCTTGCAGTTATCAAGCTCAAAAACCAGGTAACGTTAATTAAAAAACGCTCTGCCGAGGAGTATATAGAGGCTATTAATACTACCAATAAAACGATTGATGAGATGAATGTGATTGTATCAAATATCTTAAATATCGGTCGTCAGGAGGGTGCACAGCTTGATCAGCCTCAAGAAGTAGATGTGATTGAGCTTCTCAAACAAAAGGCAAACGATTTTCAACTTTTAGCCGAGAATGAGGGGAAAACTTTAGAGATCAGTTTTGCTCCTGATGTATTTATGGCGACAATTCAAGTGGGACTGCTCAACCAGATCGTTCAAAACTTTTTACAAAATGCTTTAAAGTTCACGCCACAAGAGAAAAAAGTTACGTTGAGAAGCTCTCAAGATGATTTTGGACTCTTAATCGAAGTTATCGATGAAGGGTGTGGAATTGATGAGAGTGTCGACCTTTTTGCGCCGTTTAAAAGACAGGGAAATAAAAGTGGTGTAGGTCTTGGTCTCTTTTTAGCAAAAAGCGCTGCTGATGCTTTAGGAGCTAAGATAAAACTGGAAAATAGAGATGATGGTATTGACGGAACAAAAGCTACATTACAACTCAATTCTCAATTATCTTGTATAATTCCTCAAAAATAGATCGCTTTCAAATTTACTAAAGGTTTATTTTGTTATAAATCGGACACGTAAAACAAACTAATATACTATAAGGTTTTTGAATATGGCATTATTAATTAATGATGAATGTATTGCATGTGATGCTTGTCGTGAAGAGTGTCCAACAATAGCTATAGAAGAAGGTGATCCTATATACTTTATAGACCCAGATAGATGTACTGAATGTGTTGGTGTATATGATGAACCAGCATGTATCTCTGTATGTCCTGTTGATTGTATCGTTCCGGATCCGGATAATGTTGAAACAATTGCTGAATTAAAATTCAAATATAAAAACTTAGACTTAGAAGAGTAGTCAATTTGGCAAAGCGCGTCTCAGTGATAGATATCGGTTCTAACTCGGTTAGAATGGTTATCTATGAAAAAACCTCACGCTTTGCGTTCCACCTGTTACACGAAGAGAAATCTAAAGTTAGAATATCGGAAAATGCATATAAGCATGATGGAGTGCTTCAAGAGACTCCTATGCAAAGAACATTTGATGCACTTGAAAACTTTTTAAGGATCTCAGATTCTTTTAAAACAAAGAAAGTGTTATGTGTAGCTACTTCTGCACTTCGTGATGCTCCCAATAAACAAGAATTCATTCAAAAAGTAAGAACAAAACTAAAACTCAATATTAAAATAATCTCAGGTGAAAAAGAAGCTTATTTCGGTGCAATCGCATGCGCAAATCTTTTACCCCAGCAACATAATGCCATGAGTATAGATATTGGTGGTGGTTCTACAGAGATTGCTTTTATAGATGCACACAATGTCTCTCATACCCAATCGTTAAAACTTGGAACTGTACGCCTTAAAGAGTTGTTTTTTGATACTAACGATATAGATGGTGCAAAAGAATTTATACAAGCAGAGCTTGATAAAATTCCAACAAAAGAGATATCTAGTTTAGTTGGTATCGGTGGAACATTTAGAGCAATCTCTTCAGCTATTCAAAAATCAAAAGAGTATCCGCTTAATAAACTCCATGCATTTGCATATGAACAACCCATCTTTGTAGAGTATATCAATAAGATTTTGGATGCAGATGAGATAGAACTCGGTGAACTCTTTATTAAGTCAAACAGATTTGATGTAATAAAACCTGGTGCACTTATCTTAAAAATGCTTCTAGAAAAGTTTGCTATTACAGACATCATCACTAGTGGTGTAGGTGTAAGAGAAGGTGTTTACTTATCCGATCTGCTTCGTTCATCTAAACATCAATTTCCTGCGAACTATAACACTTCTGTAAGATATATACTCGATGCACACTTAAGCGATAAAGAGTTTTCAAACAATCTTACTAAGGTTTCAAAACAGCTCTTTGATCTTACACATACGTTTTTCAATATAGACAAAGTATATCGAGAAAGACTCTCAATTGCAGCAAAGTTATATCCTACGGGAAGTAGTATCCATTTTTATTCACAAAATAAACATAGTTATTACATTGCCCAAACAGCATTGGAATACGGCTTTACACATCAGGATATTACCCTTATCTCAACACTGATGAAATATGCGAGAAATAAACTCCCTGCAAAATCTCATCTTGAAAAATATCAAGAGCTTTTACCTAATGAAACAACTGTAAATGCATTAAGCTTTCTTCTGTCTATGAGTATTATTCTTCTCAGTCACAGACCTAGGAACATAGACTTTGAGCTTGCATTTAATGATGGTGTATTGGAAGTAAAAAGCAGTAGTAATCTATATCTAGTAAAAGATAGTGTAGAGAAACTACAATGTTTAAAAGATTTTAGAGTTATTTTTAACTCTTAAAATCTTTGTCCCATCGTAAATTCAAATGTTTGTGTTTTATCACCGTCTTGCGGATTGATCGCTTTTGCGAACATTAACTGAATCGGTCCAACCGGGCTAAACCACTCAATACCTGCACCGTAACCTGCACGAGAGATATCATTATTTAAAAGTGAAGCATCTGTCACACTTTCACCAATGAATCCCCAGTCAAGATACGTTACAAGACGCATTTTTGCTTTTGGCACAAGTGGAAAACTCACCTCTAAAGAGTTTGAAAATGTTTGTGTACCACCTATTCTTCTAATTCCGTCAGTTGCAGCAGCATCCGCTACCGTTGGTGAAAGAGAGTAAGATTCATACCCTCTAACACTACCGATACCACCCATATAAAATTTCTCAGCTAATGGTACATATCCGTTGTCTAAGATATTATAAAATCTTGCCTTGTATCTAAGGATGGCATCAAAGCCTACAAACTCGTCTAAACCTTTATATGCCGAAAAATTCGTTCTAGATTTTAAGTAGTTTGCATCTGAACCTATACCTGCTTTCTCGAAACTTTGTGAAAGTTCAAATCCTGTTCTAGGAAGATAGTAATCATCCGTATTATCCCATTTTACACTTACCGTTACACCCGATTTAGCATACTCTTCAAAATAGTAACTAGGGTATTGAGATGTGTTAAAGTCAGATGAAAACGTATATGAGTTTTTAGAGTATCCATATCCTAAGTATCCACTGATATATCTAGAAAATCTATGTCCAATACCTACAGAAGCTCCATCAGTTGTTACAGAGTAATCATTGTAATCATATGAAGAGTGAAAAACTGAAAAGTTACCTGAAAAGTCGCTATCGTTAAGTCTAGGATTTGAGATGTTAAACGAAATATTTTTATTTGTTTGTGATTTTTCGGCTTTTACACCAACATTGATACCGCTTCCCCAAATATTTCTGTCACTTACACCGATACTTACAAGAAGTCCACCGTATGAACCATATCCACCACCAACTTGAATGTTACCTGTCGGAGCCTCTTTTACTTTTACAACAAGGTCCATAGTTTCATTATCTACTCTTTTTTCTTCGATCGTATTGCTATCAAAGTATCCAAGTCTTCCTATAGAGTTTCTTGAGTCTTTTAAATCTGTTAAAGAGTACATATCTCCAGGTCCGAGATAAAGTTCACGACGGATGATACGATCAAGTGTTCTTGAGTTCCCGGAGATCGTTACGTTTCTGATTTTTACTTTTTCACCCGGATTGATCTTAAATACAACCTCAACAGTTTTATCTTCTTTATTTTTTCTAAGATCCGGAACAACTTGTACAAATGCGTATGATTGGTCAGCAATAAGTGTTTTTATCTTCTCTGCATCTTCTCTAAACGTTTTAATGTTAAACACTTCATCAGCTTTTAACTCTAACAGTTCTTCTATCTTCTCATCTTCAATTACATGTTTTACCTGATAGATTGAAACCTTTGAGATTGTATACTGTTCACCCTCAACAATCTGATAAGACATATCCGCTTTATAGCTGTCAAAGTTTACACGTACGAACGGTTCATCAACTTTTGAATCAAGGTAGCCGTGCTGCATATAATAGTCACGGATTCTAAGATTGTCATATTCTAAATCACGAAGAGACATTTTCCCATCGTTACGACCCCAGAACCAGCCCATAAATTGATGCTCTTTATTTGCGATAACTTCATCAAAGTCGTCACTGTCTAAACCGTATACACCACTGTAATTTAGACTGTCAATGATGATCTCTTCACCTTCATTGACTAAAAACGTAATTTTAATACTTCCGTTTTCCAGATATGTTGTTTCAACTTCTACAACAGAGTCAATTTTTCCCTCTTGTGCTATCGCCTCAACTATACGATTTTTAGCAGCTTCAATCTTTTTTTCATCATACAGTGTCCCTTTTTTAATCTGGATAACACCGTCTTTAAACTCATCATCGTTTTCTTTATAGCCTTTGAGTTCAACTTTTGAGATAATAGCTTTCTCTTTGAAATAATAATTTAACTCACCATCTTCAAACTCTGTCCACACATCGTTGAAGTATCCTTGATCAAAGAAAGTTTTTATCGACTTATCAACCATCTCAACATCTATCTCGTCACCCTTGTCAAAACCTAACATACGAAGTGCTACACTGTCAGATATATGCACCATACCATGAAACTTGATAGAGTTCACAATCTCAGCAGCTAAACTAGATGTAAAAACTAAAAATAAAACCGATAAAAATATTTTCATTAAAATTCCATACTTAAAATTGGAGTAGATTTTACCCCTTTTGAGGTTAACATTAGGTAAATTCTGTATAATTTGACAAAAAATAGAAAGATAAAGAATATAAATATGAATATTGCAATAATCGGCCTTGGTTTAATGGGTGGTTCTTTAGCTTTAAGCTTACAAAAGTTGGATTTTGTAGAGAGTGTTGTTGGTTACGATCATAATGAGAACCACCAGACTACAGCTTTAGAACTTAATTTAGTACATAAAATAGTTTCATTTGAGCAGGTAAAAAAAGCAGACGTGATTTTTTTAGCTATTCCGGTAAACGGTGTTATAGCTGCTCTTGAAAATCTTAAAGATGTGAGTGAGACAACAACTATTATCGATCTTGGAAGTACAAAAGAGAAGATTGTAGCTTCGGTACCTAAAGAGATACGCAAAAACTTTGTAGCTGCACACCCAATGACAGGGACTGAAAATTTTGGTCCGCAAGCTGCCATTGAAGGTCTTTATGAAGATAAAGTTGTAGTACTGTGTAATCTTGAAGATAGCGGTGAGCTTCAATGTACAAAAACGAAGCAGATCTTTAAAGCACTCAATATGAAAAAGATCTTCATGAAAGCACATGAGCATGACCGCCACGCCGCTTTTATCTCGCATATGCCGCACGCTATCTCTTACTCATTGGCAAATACGGTAATGAAACAAGAAAATAAACACAATATTTTAGCACTTGCAGCGGGTGGTTTTCGGTCTATGAGCCGTTTGGCAAAAAGTTCCCCAAATATGTGGGAAGATATTTTTAGACAAAACAAAGCAAATATTTTAGAGGCAATAGAA includes these proteins:
- the bamA gene encoding outer membrane protein assembly factor BamA; protein product: MKIFLSVLFLVFTSSLAAEIVNSIKFHGMVHISDSVALRMLGFDKGDEIDVEMVDKSIKTFFDQGYFNDVWTEFEDGELNYYFKEKAIISKVELKGYKENDDEFKDGVIQIKKGTLYDEKKIEAAKNRIVEAIAQEGKIDSVVEVETTYLENGSIKITFLVNEGEEIIIDSLNYSGVYGLDSDDFDEVIANKEHQFMGWFWGRNDGKMSLRDLEYDNLRIRDYYMQHGYLDSKVDEPFVRVNFDSYKADMSYQIVEGEQYTISKVSIYQVKHVIEDEKIEELLELKADEVFNIKTFREDAEKIKTLIADQSYAFVQVVPDLRKNKEDKTVEVVFKINPGEKVKIRNVTISGNSRTLDRIIRRELYLGPGDMYSLTDLKDSRNSIGRLGYFDSNTIEEKRVDNETMDLVVKVKEAPTGNIQVGGGYGSYGGLLVSIGVSDRNIWGSGINVGVKAEKSQTNKNISFNISNPRLNDSDFSGNFSVFHSSYDYNDYSVTTDGASVGIGHRFSRYISGYLGYGYSKNSYTFSSDFNTSQYPSYYFEEYAKSGVTVSVKWDNTDDYYLPRTGFELSQSFEKAGIGSDANYLKSRTNFSAYKGLDEFVGFDAILRYKARFYNILDNGYVPLAEKFYMGGIGSVRGYESYSLSPTVADAAATDGIRRIGGTQTFSNSLEVSFPLVPKAKMRLVTYLDWGFIGESVTDASLLNNDISRAGYGAGIEWFSPVGPIQLMFAKAINPQDGDKTQTFEFTMGQRF
- the nadA gene encoding quinolinate synthase NadA codes for the protein MKLSNEELKQEIQRLKEKLSVTVVAHFYQRDEVFEIGDITGDSLELAMKTQADDAEFVLFCGVGFMGQSVKVLSPEKRVVMPKIACCAMARMIDSLYYDESVKYLNDNGIPSENILPITYINSNADVKAKVGEMGGMVCTSSNAKKIITTALEEGKKILFVPDRCLGQNIANQMGLKSMVIGQEGDPKEADIICYDGFCSVHQLFTVEDIEFYRKKYPGIKIATHPECDPAICDASDFVGSTSQLIKYITELPEDQKVAVGTEFNMVNRLRPKNTYVLSSTKPECPTMNETTLEDVYLTLKSIEDGAPINEIEVDESTQKWAKIALERMLAL
- a CDS encoding Ppx/GppA phosphatase family protein, coding for MAKRVSVIDIGSNSVRMVIYEKTSRFAFHLLHEEKSKVRISENAYKHDGVLQETPMQRTFDALENFLRISDSFKTKKVLCVATSALRDAPNKQEFIQKVRTKLKLNIKIISGEKEAYFGAIACANLLPQQHNAMSIDIGGGSTEIAFIDAHNVSHTQSLKLGTVRLKELFFDTNDIDGAKEFIQAELDKIPTKEISSLVGIGGTFRAISSAIQKSKEYPLNKLHAFAYEQPIFVEYINKILDADEIELGELFIKSNRFDVIKPGALILKMLLEKFAITDIITSGVGVREGVYLSDLLRSSKHQFPANYNTSVRYILDAHLSDKEFSNNLTKVSKQLFDLTHTFFNIDKVYRERLSIAAKLYPTGSSIHFYSQNKHSYYIAQTALEYGFTHQDITLISTLMKYARNKLPAKSHLEKYQELLPNETTVNALSFLLSMSIILLSHRPRNIDFELAFNDGVLEVKSSSNLYLVKDSVEKLQCLKDFRVIFNS
- a CDS encoding prephenate dehydrogenase, with translation MNIAIIGLGLMGGSLALSLQKLDFVESVVGYDHNENHQTTALELNLVHKIVSFEQVKKADVIFLAIPVNGVIAALENLKDVSETTTIIDLGSTKEKIVASVPKEIRKNFVAAHPMTGTENFGPQAAIEGLYEDKVVVLCNLEDSGELQCTKTKQIFKALNMKKIFMKAHEHDRHAAFISHMPHAISYSLANTVMKQENKHNILALAAGGFRSMSRLAKSSPNMWEDIFRQNKANILEAIELFENELSNMKTAIENDEWDAVHKGMSDGNKLYDIFK
- a CDS encoding dihydroneopterin aldolase; this encodes MKIYVEDLRFQCIIGILDFERVTPQDVIINLELEYDFQEEFINYADLASEIKNTMINEKFLLLEDAIEKISKNLQENFSKIDTLKLKITKPSILPDCRVSVEDSFHFNLK
- a CDS encoding sensor histidine kinase, translating into MSRQQSIRKNFLVQLLISSASLILIFSSLLYFYIEKSIYDEKRDELIHYAQNISNYKAVYDFGELPDNFLSLNIEVISLISPTDQIDVYEKTSGDKTFLTLIYPFDTKQNVYLKLVKDVSPTKKLLKKIVNYIFIINIAGFLLVILYAIALSKMLASPIKKLSQDLANMNEHLMKPIQMDEIPQEFAPLAGTINHLIARIQNFVKYQKELFIGTAHELKTPLAVIKLKNQVTLIKKRSAEEYIEAINTTNKTIDEMNVIVSNILNIGRQEGAQLDQPQEVDVIELLKQKANDFQLLAENEGKTLEISFAPDVFMATIQVGLLNQIVQNFLQNALKFTPQEKKVTLRSSQDDFGLLIEVIDEGCGIDESVDLFAPFKRQGNKSGVGLGLFLAKSAADALGAKIKLENRDDGIDGTKATLQLNSQLSCIIPQK
- the hsrA gene encoding homeostatic response regulator transcription factor HsrA; amino-acid sequence: MRILIIEDEVTLNKMLAEGLKEFGYQSDVVETLKDGEYYLDIRNYDLVLMDWMLPDGNSVDIIGDIKANTPKTVVVVLSARDDNESEIEALRAGADDYIRKPFDFEVLIARLEARLRFGGSNIIEIEDLTINPEEEKITYKETEIELKGKPFEVLTHLARHRDQIVSKEQLLDAIWEEPELVTPNVIEVAINQIRQKMDKPLSITTIETVRRRGYRFCFPKEVS
- the plsY gene encoding glycerol-3-phosphate 1-O-acyltransferase PlsY — encoded protein: MDFLFNINIQFYIAAYLVGGIPFGLLLAKAFAGVDVKSAGSKSIGATNVLRVVKETNPSLAKKLGAATLALDALKGVAVLAVGYFAGVSEATMWAIAVLAVIGHCFSPYLGLEGGKGIATGMGVMMFMLPIETAIALVVWIVMAKTVRISSISSLTGVLAMLISSFFIHPDIAHAPVVFIVFILFYKHIPNIVRLLKGEEKRVI
- a CDS encoding YfhL family 4Fe-4S dicluster ferredoxin, coding for MALLINDECIACDACREECPTIAIEEGDPIYFIDPDRCTECVGVYDEPACISVCPVDCIVPDPDNVETIAELKFKYKNLDLEE